One Chryseobacterium wanjuense genomic region harbors:
- a CDS encoding polyprenyl synthetase family protein, producing the protein MANTVEEIKRPINEEMKLFEQKFYESMQSKVPLLDKVTRFIVTTKGKQMRPMFVFLCAKLIGDVNEKTYRGASMIELIHTATLVHDDVVDESFKRRNFFSINALWKNKIAVLVGDYLLSKSVLLSTDHKDYDLLGVISRTIREMSEGELLQLEKARKLDITEDVYYEIIRQKTATLIAACCEIGVLSNNADEVLAKKMMDFGTYTGMAFQIKDDLFDYLTSNVIGKPVGIDIKEQKMTLPLIHTLKTAGEADKKYYFNTIKRYNNDQKRVKELINFVKSSGGLDYAFGVMKNFQQKAKDILDEFPDSEAKRSLHIMLDYVIERKF; encoded by the coding sequence GTGGCCAACACCGTAGAAGAAATCAAGCGACCGATCAATGAGGAAATGAAACTTTTCGAACAAAAGTTTTACGAATCTATGCAGAGTAAAGTACCTTTATTAGATAAAGTCACTCGTTTTATCGTTACCACAAAAGGAAAGCAGATGCGTCCTATGTTCGTATTTCTTTGCGCAAAACTCATCGGGGATGTCAATGAAAAAACCTATCGCGGAGCTTCCATGATCGAATTAATCCACACGGCAACTTTGGTACATGATGATGTGGTAGATGAAAGTTTTAAACGTCGTAATTTCTTTTCAATCAACGCTTTATGGAAAAATAAAATTGCGGTTTTGGTGGGGGATTATCTTTTGTCGAAATCGGTTTTATTGTCGACGGATCATAAAGATTATGATTTGTTGGGCGTGATCTCCAGAACGATCCGTGAAATGTCGGAAGGGGAGCTTCTCCAATTGGAAAAGGCCAGAAAACTGGATATTACGGAAGATGTTTACTATGAAATTATCCGTCAGAAAACAGCGACATTGATTGCCGCCTGTTGTGAAATCGGTGTTCTGTCTAATAATGCCGATGAAGTTTTAGCCAAAAAAATGATGGATTTCGGAACCTATACCGGAATGGCTTTTCAGATCAAAGACGATCTTTTCGATTATCTGACTTCCAATGTCATCGGAAAACCTGTCGGAATTGATATTAAAGAGCAAAAAATGACCCTGCCTTTGATTCATACCTTAAAAACAGCCGGCGAAGCAGACAAAAAATACTATTTCAACACGATCAAACGTTATAATAATGATCAGAAAAGAGTAAAGGAGCTGATTAATTTTGTTAAAAGTTCCGGAGGTCTTGATTATGCTTTTGGTGTCATGAAAAACTTTCAGCAGAAGGCGAAAGATATTCTCGACGAATTCCCGGATTCTGAAGCCAAAAGGTCTTTACACATTATGCTGGATTATGTAATTGAACGAAAATTTTAA